TACCTAAAAATGCATACTTCAAATGAGAAGGTAAGGATTTTAACTCAAGAGTTGGTGGTGACTCTAGTGAAGGTCTCATATTAGTATCAATGGATTTAGGTAGTGGCTCATATTTATAAGTCCATGGTGGCAACCTAGCATCCATTGTACTTGCTACTGCTAATTCTACTGCCTTGACCTCTTCAAACTCAACATCCTCTTTGTCACCTAAGCAAAATATTTCTACTGGGTCATTGGTTATTAGGTGAGAAGTATGCTTTTCCACTAATTCATCAATCACATCTATCCGATAGCATTCATGGACATCCGGTGTATGAAGAGAATTAAAGATATTAATCCTCATCTTACAATTACCGAAAGATATGTCCATAGCTCCCATTCGACAATTAATGTTAGCATTAATGGTGGCCAAAAACGGGCGTCCCAAGATTATAGTGGGTTGGGCATCTCTATTCCTAGGTTCAATGTCCATAACAACAAAGTCAACTGGGTAATAGAAATCCTCCACTTTTACTATCACATCTTCTAATATCCCCCTAGGCGTTTTGATTGACTAGTCCGCTAGTTGAATAATTATGTCGGTTCTTTTCATTAAACCCAATTCAAATCGGTCAACTAGACAAAAAGGTAAAATATTTAAGCTAGCTCCTAGGTCCAATAACGCCTTTTTCACATTCACATTTCCTACAGTCACAGCTATCAATGGGGTCCCtgggtccttaaacttaggtggaagtgTACCCGAGACAACCGCACTTAGGTGCTCGGTTAGCTCCACCTTTTTGGGTAAAGTCGCCCTTTGCTTCCTCTTTTGAGTGCAAAGGTCCTTTAAAAATTTAACATAAGACGGGACTTGCCTAATAGCATCGAGGAGGGGTAAATTTATCTTAACCTGTTTAAACGTTTTCCACATATCCTCTAGTTGTGGTCCCTTTTTCCCACAAGGGAATTGGTTTGGGGACTCTAAGGCCTTGGGAAATGGAACGGATTTTGATTCCGTCTCCGATTTCCTGGTTTCATTAACAATTGGGTCCTTATTTTTCACCTCTTTTCCCTGGTCATCAACTTCACTTACCTCTTCCTCATCAAGAACCATAGGAGACTTACTTGACTCTGGTTGCACTACCTCTTTTTCACCAACCTTATTGTCATACTTCTTTCCGCTTCTCAAGGTACCTACCATGTTAACGCTATGCCCTTTTCCTTGGTTCTTATGATTTGGATTTAGAACCATGTAGCTTGGAATTATACCTGGTTCCCTATTTCCCTTACTCTCCGCTACATTACCAATCTCCTTAGCCAATGCACCAATCGACTTATTTTGCACTTCTATCATTTTTCGCATTTCGGAGATGAACGCGTCCATCTTAGCATCCGATCTAGATGATTAATTAGTTGAAGTactgttttaattttagttttggtTTTGTCCTTGGTTTTAAtaattgttttggttttggtttcggtTGTTGGGATAAGGATTTTGATAGTTTCTTTGGTAGTTGCCTTGGTTCTGAAAGTTACCCTGGTTTTGAAAGTTGTTTTGTGGTCTAAGTTGGTTCCCTTGGTTAGCATTCAGAGCGTTGTTATTGCTCCAACTGAAATTAGGATGATTTCTCCAACCCGAATTATACGTGTTGGAGTATGGATCATATCTCCGTCCCTGAACCTCGTTAACTTGTTCTTTCACAATGTGCTGATTTACCGGTGGAATCCCATTTCTACATCCGTATGCAAAGTGAGAAGGATCTCCAAAAATCTCACATACTTCCTGAACCTGtgaaacattacaagcaagacccttgtttgggttgttaaatataagcattttcaaatcatcAAATTTCTGCTCTAAGTTCCTAGATGAACCACCCGAATCGGAAACATGATTCACTCGGGAGGTACTAGGTTATTTACGATTAACCAaagcttgggtttttgaacccttgcttaACTGTTCGAAGAACGTCCATTCATCATCACTAGACCGAGTTAAGAATGCCCCACCACTAGCCGCCAAAAGAAACTGCATGTTTTGAGAATCTaaactatcatagaaaactttaaccaattcccacttgggtatctcatggtgtgggaatgccctaagtaactccttcagacgttcatacgcttcatgaaataattcacccggtaattgtttaaaagattttatttgcgtacgcaTGTCTGAAGTTTTACTTATGGGGTAGAATTCCTCTAAAAATCGTTTTTTCATttccgcccaagtattaatactccgggcgggcaaggagagaaaccatctttttgccttatccttaactgaataaggaaataatcgaagacgtacctcatcatcagtgaaaccgtttacctgattagtagcacatatcccattaaattcagtgatgtgttcatatggctcctcattagccatacctcggtaggttggcaagatcgaaatgagttgaggtcggacctcaaatcgtcggttgtttcctcctgccggtgcaggataaacaatgggtgaatgatcctcaaaatcacccggttggtagtaggtGTCTACTCCTCTTGGTCGTTCGGCCATCTCGTCTTGTTGATCAAAAACTTCCTCTTCAGTGTCAGACTCTGATATAGGAGAGTTTGGTGGAACAATCGGATGTGTCTCTAACTGTGGTTGAGTGGATGCTGAAGCCACTGTCGAACCCTTTAAGAttcttgtagcttttcgattagcttttgcagatttctcGATTTCCGGGTCTAAAGGCTTAAGATTTTGATCTCCCGAACTCCcagtttgcatacactaacctgcacttcaacaaaaacaaaaacaccgagcgtaaaactgacaaaaataaaaataaacaaaacactatttttggatttttagtgattttataatttttatggtttttttttCTAACCAGCAcaaaagcaataaaataagagcttgcaaatcaagcgcacacctccccggcagcggtgccaaaatttGATCGATGTCGAAGGGTCGAACAAAAATAAcctaattactctaacttagctagggtaagcagGGTTCGTTCCACGAGAAGTTATGGTTAACAAGCAAGCAATTTCCAGATTGAGTTGTTGGTTTAACTAAAGACTATTTAGATTAATCACTActtaaaatttaaacttaaactagcGTACCGTTGAAAAGATttaaatgtaaacaatgagagtaaagcctttatcctttcacaatcccaatttaacatgcattcattcaaacaagcatTATGTTTATCAattgttgatcaaatctcatagacaagacttcttgaGTTCAATAATTCTATTATCTTGGGTTTAAACTATGCAATCTAGACAAggtgtctttatccctaatctaattaacactaagttggatcaagaacacgaTGTTAAATTACAATAATTTAACTTGCAATAACAAACATAGAACTTGCATTAatcaaaaatcaacttgattcataacatcataatccaaaagtattaaacatcacaaatcacataatcttgaatgaaatTATACATGATTCAATTGTTCATGGAAAAGATAAAGTTtagaaaactagccaagcatgttggtgatgataatCAATGAGTTTCTTGATGATTGCATGATGAACCAACaccttgatcttgacttgaatccttAAATCCttgaataatgataattggatggtGTTTTGAGGTGTTTGGGAATGTTTTCTGCTGCCAAAACTGATGGAAAAAGTGTTCATTTCGTAATCCTAGAGCTCCCTTTAAATAGGGTTAGAAAACTTGGCCACAAAGCTAATTTTCGTATTTCCTGGCACCAGTTTTTCTGgcctggcgtattttacgccaggtatggcgtattttacgccaatgTAAAAACTCCTGGGCGTATTTTTACGCATGAAATTGGATTTTGTTCTGGATTGACCTGAGCTGTGGCGTATTTTACACCAAAAATGGCATATTTTACGCCAATACAAATTTCCTGATCACTCTTTAAGCTCTCAAATCTTGTCCATAATCCAATTTAAACCGCTGTTTTGTACCACATTTCGCGCCAACATCTTTCTTACCTGTAAAACATAAAATCACATCAAAGTATCTCCTTTTTCACTCACACATAGTTAATTTTGCGTATGTAAACATAAATAATCGTGACAAATAAGGAACGATCAAATACTTATTAATATCTTAAGATCTAACGattttatatctatatttacatatgtatagaTACTTTGTTTACAGTATGCACGATCATAGTTATTTTCTAatcaatataaatcttatatttatctaAATACTTATCTTATTCAAGATCATAAGAGTTTCCAAAATTTCCAAGTTTAGTTCATAAataaataatacttattaataatcataaccataattgtactataataataataaatgataattaatacttatatttatgataagtttatattatatttttaatgataataataatattagtaataacaaaatgatagtaataataactatactaGTAATCTTATTACTTATGTTATTAAATAACAAcactcataaataataataataataataataataataataataataataataataataataataataataataataataataataataataataataataataataataataataataataataataatttttttttttttttgaaattgaaACTACCTCTTAAAAACGAATCCTAAAAAATAGACCCATGCAGGGCTCGAAACCGTGACCTCTTGATAACCCGTTAACACTCTACACCACTCCTCTGTTCCTGTCTTTCTGTATTAAGCTACTAACCAAAACCATTTAACCCGCTTTCCTGTATCTCCTTCTTCTTCCTAAATCCAGGGATCCAAAAATTCAAACTTTAACTCGAATCCATTTTGGGTAAACGTTTTATTTAACTCAGAAGCTAATTAATAACGATTATTATCATTCGTGAATTACTCAGTCTAAAAACAGCACGAAAATttgatttaaaaagaagaacagacCCGTTTTTGAACTACAATTCAAATTTCAAAATTTACAGATTTTTAGCTCATGATTTCTTTATGAGACCTGCTTTAAATCACAATTACAATATTCTTGAGTTATTAATTGAACCGGAAACATCCTACAATATCCTAATTTGAATGAAGAAATTTGGTTTGACTTTTTGTTATAAAGCTTGACTATCAAAATTAACAATCAATTTGCTAAATTAAAGCCTGAAAATTTACCAATAGTTTCACTAGATGATTCCAATTAACTCTGAATTTTTAGATTTTAGTGAAGGATTCGAAATTGAATTATGGATTGAATCTTACCGTGACCTGAACCATTTCTACCGTCATCTATTTAATTCATTCGATTTGCAGCGGTtatgattgataattgataataatgaATCGAATGGTTTGGTGCAGAGAATATGAGGTAATCGAATGAGTTTAGGTAGGGTTGATGTGTCTCTGGTATCACGAGTTGTATAgaacaaaagaaagaaaaaaaataaagaagacaaaagatatacaACTATCTgatctatttatttaatttttattacctattttatataatacaatatattaataataatatttattataattaccttaataataataatgatataacaaattaagtatatatcaattttatatatatatatatatatatatatatatacatataaggtTAAAATAACTATAAAAtgctattatcattaatactaatattaatactaataataaaagtaataatgataatataacatttacatataacaaattttatattataacttttaatactactaatactaatagtaataataatataacaactataattaaacttgtaatatattaatattacaatttattaattatgtaatattatattatataataacatttatttaatatttatatattttatatatatatatatatatatatacacaaataattattaatataattcatgtatatatttatatatatttattttaatggtaacttaactattttatttattattttacctttttaattccaattgattaatgtGTATATGATtactcaaatattatatatactcttatatttatatttgtatttatattttgatttatatttatatatatatatatatatatatatttacatatttatttacacacaattgttcgtgaatcatcgggcatagtcaaaggtcaattgaatatatgaacatagttccaaagttttcgagactcaatattacagactttgtttatcgtgtcaaaattatgaaagaataaaatttaaatttgatcggaaatttccgggtcgtcacagtacctacccgttaaagaaatttcgtcctgaaatttgattaggatggttatggctgacaataaatatgttctcATGatgcatacaagctgaaaattagagtcttatcatcattgagtaatatggataaaacaattcgattttgtgaagagtacgggtgaagttatcacaaaagagtgaaatgagaaataaagatttgtttttaacatttgacgtagtcaggtttgaatttagaaaataaggtgcgtcttagctttttacgttgtcttggttgaattccggaattcaagggatttaaagaaaatctttgaaatctaaaaggtttgattctttggcgaataaggaaattaagatctctataaataaatacgatgatctatctcgattactctgtctgatatttccattattaattaagctcttccgttccattattctgaccattcctatactttctttcttagttcatacatccaaaagattgtgaaaatgcttaatccagctctaatccttgatattttccttatTATCccctttctgtcatccttcttttcaatcttccaccagaaaaatctgtttacttttattattaccttgaggtgatactattcttaattataccgtgtctttatattgctattcgtattaatatccacggtttgtaacctccgtgttgttattgggctttatattttctcttatattttggaactctttgcccttttattatcttctcgacctctagtaaagcgagtaatggtccagaattcgtaagtatggagtttcaaatgaacttaatgttctaaacaagaaagaacgtaatcgcacgatttgatttgtcaaattacctgaatcactgagaatagaactatcaagaatatactttcttgatatgttcagaagttaagcagaatgaaaaagttatgtaacatggcacatgatgatgttatgatctgtgaatcatcacgttccattagaaactcagcatgacttactgtaatataatcacattgatcaagtgtcattcattatattatactaattcatgcatcaatttctttatatttctccagaattcattcattaattaaacttaaattttacagaagtttccaatataatgaaacacatgaagcacgaagaggtatataatttcagacgagattatttatgaaaatatcctc
This genomic window from Rutidosis leptorrhynchoides isolate AG116_Rl617_1_P2 chromosome 2, CSIRO_AGI_Rlap_v1, whole genome shotgun sequence contains:
- the LOC139888883 gene encoding uncharacterized protein gives rise to the protein MDAFISEMRKMIEVQNKSIGALAKEIGNVAESKGNREPGIIPSYMVLNPNHKNQGKGHSVNMVGTLRSGKKYDNKVGEKEVVQPESSKSPMVLDEEEVSEVDDQGKEVKNKDPIVNETRKSETESKSVPFPKALESPNQFPCGKKGPQLEDMWKTFKQVKINLPLLDAIRQVPSYVKFLKDLCTQKRKQRATLPKKVELTEHLSAVVSGTLPPKFKDPGTPLIAVTVGNVNVKKALLDLGASLNILPFCLVDRFELGLMKRTDIIIQLAD